One window from the genome of Thermococcus siculi encodes:
- a CDS encoding METTL5 family protein translates to MRKKHLAMSLSRLRGFPEPKPELEQYRTPGNVAAELLWLAHSLGDIGGKTVADLGAGTGVLSIGACLLGAEMVYAVEIDKTALEVARENALSLGVDGCIEFINSDVSGFSMGVDTVIMNPPFGSQNPHADRPFLIKAFEISDVVYSIHLAKPEVRRFIETFVGDFGFSITHRVTLPFEIPAQFFFHRKRLERVLVDVYRFEKV, encoded by the coding sequence GTGAGGAAAAAACACCTTGCGATGTCTCTCTCCAGGCTCAGGGGCTTTCCGGAGCCGAAGCCGGAGCTTGAGCAGTACAGGACGCCGGGGAATGTAGCGGCCGAACTGCTCTGGTTGGCCCACTCCCTGGGGGACATCGGGGGAAAAACCGTAGCTGACCTCGGAGCCGGCACGGGCGTGCTCTCTATAGGGGCCTGTCTCCTCGGGGCGGAGATGGTTTACGCGGTTGAAATCGACAAAACTGCCCTGGAAGTTGCGAGGGAGAACGCCTTATCCCTGGGAGTTGATGGGTGCATCGAGTTCATAAACTCGGACGTTTCTGGCTTCTCAATGGGCGTCGATACCGTCATCATGAACCCGCCCTTCGGGAGCCAGAACCCCCATGCCGACAGACCCTTTCTCATAAAGGCCTTCGAGATAAGCGACGTGGTCTACTCAATACACCTCGCCAAGCCAGAGGTGAGGCGCTTCATTGAAACTTTTGTGGGAGACTTTGGTTTCTCCATCACGCACAGAGTAACCCTCCCCTTTGAGATTCCGGCCCAGTTCTTCTTCCACAGGAAGAGACTGGAGAGGGTCTTGGTGGACGTCTACCGGTTTGAGAAGGTCTAA
- the dph2 gene encoding diphthamide biosynthesis enzyme Dph2, which yields MHEVSKGEILERLREIEAGRILIQTPEGLKREAQELADFLEENGIEAIISGDINYGACDPADTEAKRLGCDALIHLGHSYMTLHLEVPVIFVPAFAKVDVVPALEKNLGEIEKLGKRLALVTTAQHIHQLERAKEFLEKNGFEVLVGEGDSRVSWPGQVLGCNFSAAKLDAEGVLFIGAGYFHPIGVAIAVKKPTLAINPYSGDAIWMDREAERLVRKRWAQIAKAMDAQRFGVITSTKKGQLRLAEARRMVRLLREHGKYAKLIAMNHINYPALEGFDFDAYVVVACPRVPIDDYENWRKPVLTPKEVEILLGLREDYEFDEILGVERKGDEPLGIALHGG from the coding sequence ATGCACGAGGTTTCGAAGGGCGAGATACTGGAAAGGCTCCGTGAGATCGAAGCTGGGAGGATACTCATTCAGACGCCGGAGGGACTGAAGAGGGAGGCTCAAGAACTGGCCGATTTCCTCGAGGAGAACGGGATAGAAGCGATAATAAGCGGCGACATCAACTATGGCGCCTGCGATCCGGCCGATACGGAGGCGAAGAGGCTCGGCTGCGACGCGCTGATTCACCTCGGTCACTCCTACATGACGCTCCACCTGGAGGTTCCGGTGATATTCGTTCCCGCCTTCGCGAAGGTGGACGTCGTTCCGGCGCTTGAGAAAAACCTGGGTGAGATTGAGAAGCTCGGAAAGAGGTTAGCTCTCGTCACGACGGCACAGCACATCCACCAGCTTGAACGGGCCAAAGAGTTCCTCGAAAAGAACGGTTTTGAGGTGCTCGTTGGAGAAGGCGACTCAAGGGTTTCATGGCCCGGCCAGGTTCTCGGCTGCAACTTCAGCGCGGCGAAGCTCGATGCCGAAGGTGTTCTCTTCATAGGGGCGGGCTATTTCCACCCGATTGGAGTTGCGATAGCTGTTAAGAAGCCAACCCTGGCGATAAACCCCTACTCCGGCGACGCCATCTGGATGGACAGGGAGGCCGAGAGGCTCGTTAGAAAGCGCTGGGCGCAGATAGCCAAGGCGATGGACGCCCAGAGGTTCGGGGTGATAACTAGCACGAAGAAGGGACAGCTTCGGCTTGCCGAGGCGAGGAGAATGGTCAGGCTCCTCCGTGAGCACGGGAAGTACGCCAAACTGATAGCGATGAACCACATAAACTATCCCGCTCTTGAGGGCTTCGATTTTGACGCCTACGTCGTCGTCGCCTGTCCGCGCGTTCCCATCGATGACTACGAGAACTGGAGGAAGCCCGTGCTTACGCCCAAGGAGGTGGAGATACTCCTCGGCCTCCGCGAGGATTATGAGTTCGACGAGATTCTTGGCGTCGAGAGGAAGGGGGACGAACCCCTCGGCATAGCGCTCCACGGTGGTTAG
- the eif2g gene encoding translation initiation factor IF-2 subunit gamma gives MAKKKEFRQAEVNIGMVGHVDHGKTTLTRALTGIWTDTHSEELRRGITIKIGFADAEIRKCPSCGRYSNSPVCPYCGHETEFERRVSFIDAPGHEALMTTMLAGASLMDGAVLVIAANEGVMPQTREHLMALQIVGNRNIVIALNKIELVDREKVMERYNEIKEFVKGTVAENAPIIPISALHGANVDVLLQAIEEFIPTPEHDLNKPPKMLILRSFDVNKPGTKPEKLVGGVIGGSIIQGKLKVGDEIEIRPGVPYEDHGRIRYEPITTEIVSLQAGGKFVDEAYPGGLVGVGTKLDPFLTKGDLMAGNVVGKPGKLPPVWDDLRLEVHLLDRVVGTEEELRVEPIKRREVLLLNVGTARTMGLVTGLGKDEVELKLQIPICAEVGDRVAISRQVGSRWRLIGYGFIRE, from the coding sequence GACGGACACTCACAGCGAGGAGCTGAGGAGAGGTATTACCATCAAGATAGGCTTCGCCGATGCCGAGATAAGGAAGTGCCCGAGCTGCGGGAGGTACTCGAACTCGCCCGTGTGTCCCTACTGCGGGCACGAGACCGAGTTTGAGAGGCGCGTTTCGTTCATTGACGCCCCGGGCCACGAGGCCCTGATGACGACGATGCTCGCGGGAGCTTCGCTCATGGACGGTGCCGTTCTCGTCATAGCGGCGAACGAGGGTGTAATGCCCCAGACCAGGGAGCATCTCATGGCCCTCCAGATAGTCGGCAACAGGAACATCGTCATAGCCCTCAACAAGATCGAGCTTGTTGACAGGGAGAAGGTCATGGAGCGCTACAACGAAATCAAGGAGTTCGTGAAGGGCACCGTCGCAGAAAACGCCCCGATAATCCCGATTTCAGCTTTGCACGGCGCCAACGTCGACGTTCTCCTCCAGGCCATAGAGGAGTTCATACCCACCCCCGAGCACGACCTCAACAAGCCGCCCAAGATGCTCATACTGAGGAGCTTCGACGTCAACAAGCCGGGAACCAAGCCCGAGAAGCTCGTCGGCGGTGTCATAGGCGGTTCGATAATTCAGGGCAAGCTCAAGGTCGGCGATGAGATCGAGATAAGGCCTGGAGTGCCGTACGAGGATCACGGAAGGATACGCTACGAGCCGATAACGACCGAGATAGTGTCCCTCCAGGCGGGTGGGAAGTTCGTCGATGAGGCCTACCCCGGCGGACTCGTCGGAGTCGGAACCAAGCTCGACCCGTTCCTCACCAAGGGCGACCTCATGGCGGGAAACGTTGTAGGAAAGCCCGGAAAGCTCCCGCCGGTGTGGGACGACTTAAGGCTCGAAGTCCACCTGCTCGACAGGGTTGTCGGAACGGAAGAGGAACTCAGGGTGGAGCCGATAAAGAGGAGGGAAGTTCTCCTCCTCAACGTCGGGACGGCAAGAACGATGGGCCTCGTCACCGGTCTCGGAAAGGACGAGGTCGAGCTAAAGCTCCAGATACCGATATGTGCGGAAGTCGGCGACAGGGTCGCCATCAGCAGGCAGGTCGGCAGCAGGTGGCGCCTCATTGGCTACGGCTTCATCAGGGAGTGA
- a CDS encoding PIN domain-containing protein produces MSESRRREWLVVPDTNFLLVPGQFGVDIIGELHRVLDVKFRITVPNVVLDELDVIERKSRGKDLMAIRMAKKLAERFETVEIGRFGERPIDDQILDFALNNERVVVCTNDKGLKRRLREKGIPVVYLRSKKILELEGMLE; encoded by the coding sequence ATGAGCGAAAGCCGAAGGAGAGAGTGGCTGGTCGTTCCGGACACGAACTTTCTCCTCGTTCCCGGGCAGTTCGGTGTTGATATCATCGGCGAGCTACACCGGGTTCTGGACGTCAAGTTCAGAATAACCGTTCCCAACGTTGTTCTCGACGAGCTGGACGTGATAGAGAGGAAGTCCCGGGGAAAGGACCTAATGGCTATAAGGATGGCGAAAAAGCTGGCCGAGCGCTTCGAGACCGTCGAGATAGGCCGCTTTGGGGAGAGGCCCATAGACGACCAGATACTCGACTTCGCGTTGAACAACGAGAGGGTTGTAGTCTGCACCAACGACAAGGGGCTAAAACGACGCTTAAGGGAAAAAGGAATCCCAGTGGTCTACCTCCGGTCGAAAAAAATCCTTGAGCTTGAGGGGATGCTGGAGTGA
- a CDS encoding RsmB/NOP family class I SAM-dependent RNA methyltransferase codes for MPKLKLSDRQLYALIEAVKLGEEVKPSQQAKRKAFARYKIDGWENSKLTGIFYSIQRRLGLIDEVIEELVGVSPLILDPWLRATLRVAVEIAVFRDPGERTRQHLKGLAGFLSKRTHPYAGYYYYDLLPRILEYVPVIDSEEKRLKWDYMFPEWFIARMRALLGDEAEELLKALNETLPTSLRVNRLKASVEEVESYLQRKNVRFERSGRVETVVRILDPFNPEWLLNKGWVIAQEEAAAVASLVLSPRPGETVVDLAAAPGGKTAHMAELMNNEGKIYAFDVDKARIKRMNEVLSRTGVEIAETIKADGRKAPEILGEGIADRVMLDAPCTSDGTIAKNPELRWRLREKNILKVVSLQRELMESAWKLLKPGGRLLYSTCSMLPEENEENVRWFLEGHPEAKLIPLSGPYDPGFLDGTMRAWPHRHKTIGFFYALIEKKRG; via the coding sequence ATGCCGAAGTTGAAGCTCAGCGACAGACAGCTCTATGCACTCATCGAGGCGGTTAAACTCGGCGAGGAAGTCAAGCCGAGCCAGCAGGCCAAGAGGAAGGCCTTCGCGAGGTATAAAATCGACGGCTGGGAGAACTCCAAGCTGACAGGGATATTTTACTCGATCCAGCGCCGCCTGGGTCTCATTGACGAGGTAATCGAGGAGCTGGTTGGCGTTTCTCCTCTGATCCTCGACCCCTGGCTGAGGGCAACTCTAAGGGTGGCGGTCGAGATAGCGGTCTTCCGCGACCCCGGGGAGAGAACACGTCAGCATCTGAAGGGCCTCGCCGGATTCCTCTCAAAGAGGACGCACCCCTACGCCGGCTATTACTACTACGACCTCCTGCCGAGGATCCTTGAGTACGTGCCGGTGATAGATTCTGAGGAAAAGAGGCTGAAGTGGGACTACATGTTCCCGGAATGGTTCATCGCGAGGATGCGCGCCCTCCTTGGAGATGAGGCCGAAGAACTCCTCAAAGCCCTCAACGAGACCCTCCCGACGAGCTTAAGGGTGAACCGCCTGAAGGCGAGCGTTGAGGAAGTTGAATCCTATCTCCAGAGGAAGAACGTCCGCTTTGAGAGGAGCGGGAGGGTTGAGACCGTCGTCAGGATTCTTGACCCCTTCAACCCCGAGTGGCTGCTCAACAAGGGCTGGGTCATAGCGCAGGAGGAAGCGGCGGCCGTTGCTTCCCTCGTCCTCTCCCCGAGGCCCGGCGAAACTGTGGTCGATTTGGCGGCTGCACCGGGAGGAAAAACCGCCCATATGGCCGAACTGATGAACAACGAAGGTAAAATCTACGCTTTCGATGTGGACAAAGCCCGAATAAAGCGCATGAACGAGGTTCTCAGTAGAACGGGTGTTGAGATCGCCGAGACCATCAAAGCCGACGGCAGGAAGGCCCCCGAAATTCTCGGCGAAGGAATAGCCGACAGAGTCATGCTCGACGCTCCGTGCACCAGTGACGGGACGATAGCGAAGAACCCAGAGCTGAGGTGGCGCCTCCGCGAGAAGAACATCCTCAAGGTCGTTTCCCTCCAGAGGGAACTCATGGAGAGCGCCTGGAAGCTCCTGAAGCCCGGCGGAAGGTTGCTCTACTCCACCTGCTCGATGCTGCCGGAGGAGAACGAGGAGAACGTGAGGTGGTTCTTGGAGGGACACCCGGAGGCGAAGCTGATACCGCTCAGCGGCCCCTACGACCCCGGCTTTTTGGATGGAACGATGAGGGCCTGGCCCCACAGGCATAAAACGATAGGCTTCTTCTACGCGCTGATTGAAAAGAAAAGAGGTTAG
- a CDS encoding DUF432 domain-containing protein, whose product MFGEYELKTQFIKIIDKKIHLVEESGDRILYRRDGVKVLIKKKTGKLLVLPAPAEGYGVKFLMVRLAEKIAVPPGERLMGYLSAPIDISVRAGDIEIDRFVVGREKYALYGEKTVGVITRYHVSDFHSTIPDTPGVIKLIISNPTEEWKLVERVVFPIRNSVMFYSEDKAYYPLVILTTKETYEVNNTGNPPDGTLKPTHVSEPLPNFRMRW is encoded by the coding sequence ATGTTTGGGGAGTATGAACTCAAAACCCAGTTCATCAAAATCATCGACAAAAAAATTCACCTGGTCGAGGAGTCCGGGGATAGAATCCTCTACCGGCGCGATGGAGTCAAGGTTCTGATAAAGAAGAAGACCGGAAAACTCCTCGTTCTCCCCGCCCCTGCTGAGGGCTACGGTGTCAAGTTTCTGATGGTGAGGCTCGCGGAGAAGATAGCCGTTCCCCCCGGTGAGAGGCTGATGGGTTACCTCTCCGCCCCGATAGACATATCCGTGCGAGCTGGAGACATCGAAATAGACCGTTTCGTCGTCGGAAGGGAGAAGTACGCCCTCTACGGAGAGAAAACCGTCGGCGTGATAACGCGCTACCATGTGAGCGACTTCCACAGCACGATTCCAGACACCCCCGGCGTCATCAAGCTCATCATAAGCAACCCCACAGAGGAGTGGAAGCTCGTCGAGAGGGTAGTCTTCCCAATAAGGAACAGCGTGATGTTCTATTCCGAGGATAAGGCTTACTATCCGCTCGTGATACTCACCACGAAGGAAACCTACGAGGTCAACAACACCGGGAACCCGCCAGATGGAACGCTTAAGCCGACCCACGTCTCGGAACCCCTCCCCAACTTCAGGATGAGGTGGTAA
- a CDS encoding DUF434 domain-containing protein, producing MLVEAYRDLKYLLNRGYRKTYALEFVANHYRLPREQRHLLARCVFPDSWIEEVKMKLLEPGELGGKILAIDGFNVLITLESLLEGKAILCEDGLVRDLKYQGKYRLNEGTGELLEEIAGVLGELGVEKAVFFYGRNVPKSGIIRTLTEESLRGLGVTGEVHLVRNPDFELKRFETVATADVAIVQKAGTVFDLARFVGAKLGKHPGCFIELLGETEL from the coding sequence ATGCTGGTGGAAGCCTACCGCGACCTCAAGTACCTCCTCAACAGGGGCTACCGGAAAACCTACGCCCTGGAATTCGTGGCCAACCACTACAGGCTACCCAGGGAACAGCGCCATTTACTGGCGAGGTGCGTTTTTCCGGATTCCTGGATAGAGGAGGTTAAAATGAAGCTCCTGGAACCGGGGGAGCTGGGGGGGAAGATCCTTGCCATCGACGGCTTCAACGTTCTCATAACACTTGAATCACTCCTCGAGGGGAAGGCGATACTCTGCGAGGACGGCCTCGTAAGGGACCTGAAGTATCAGGGGAAGTACCGGCTCAATGAAGGAACCGGGGAACTCCTGGAGGAGATAGCGGGGGTGTTGGGAGAGCTGGGGGTCGAAAAAGCCGTATTCTTCTACGGGAGGAACGTTCCAAAGAGCGGAATTATCCGAACACTCACCGAAGAATCCCTGAGGGGGCTTGGCGTTACGGGGGAAGTGCACCTCGTCAGGAACCCGGACTTCGAGCTGAAGAGGTTTGAAACCGTCGCCACGGCCGACGTTGCGATAGTGCAGAAAGCCGGGACGGTTTTTGACCTGGCCAGGTTCGTGGGGGCGAAGCTGGGCAAACACCCGGGGTGCTTCATTGAACTCCTTGGAGAAACGGAATTATGA
- a CDS encoding HD domain-containing protein — protein MYTEEELLGEIREILDDEELFRLYERAFREYHYYFETTNYIVLNVYGFNDHGPIHVLLTTRRALELLRTIKKFGIQTTAEKLGKPLRWSKFIVAFGALFHDIGNMIHRINHYGFSVQLAEPIIEKLVREFKTEDPLLLKALTLNAIYTHDEAVPCTTIEGSLVTIADGCDMEAGRSRLVHKKDKVDIHAVSALAIERVEIKEGNEEEPILIEIWMKHPAGIFQVDEILTKKVKSSLLSGRVRLRIHAGGEVMEKVI, from the coding sequence ATGTACACGGAAGAAGAACTGCTCGGAGAGATAAGGGAAATCCTTGATGACGAGGAGCTTTTCAGGCTCTACGAGAGGGCCTTTAGAGAGTACCACTACTACTTCGAGACCACCAACTACATCGTCCTCAATGTCTACGGCTTCAACGACCACGGGCCGATACACGTTCTCCTGACGACGAGGAGGGCGCTGGAGCTCCTCAGGACAATAAAGAAGTTCGGCATCCAGACAACGGCGGAAAAGCTCGGAAAGCCGCTCCGCTGGAGCAAGTTCATCGTCGCCTTCGGGGCGCTCTTCCACGACATCGGCAACATGATACACAGGATAAACCACTACGGCTTCAGCGTCCAGCTGGCTGAACCGATAATAGAGAAGCTCGTCCGGGAGTTCAAAACCGAGGACCCGCTCCTCCTCAAGGCCCTCACGCTCAACGCAATCTACACCCACGACGAGGCCGTCCCGTGCACCACAATCGAAGGCTCCCTGGTTACGATAGCTGACGGCTGCGACATGGAAGCAGGGAGGAGCAGGCTGGTTCACAAGAAGGACAAGGTGGACATACACGCCGTCTCTGCCCTCGCCATCGAGAGGGTCGAGATAAAGGAGGGAAACGAGGAGGAGCCGATACTGATCGAAATATGGATGAAGCACCCAGCTGGAATCTTCCAGGTAGACGAAATCCTCACGAAGAAGGTCAAAAGCTCCCTCCTCAGCGGAAGGGTCAGGCTCAGGATACATGCCGGTGGGGAGGTCATGGAGAAGGTTATTTAA
- a CDS encoding mechanosensitive ion channel family protein produces MANNTTDTLPIPEVPVDINISLLTIAEALIIIVGMIFLGRVARRVIIRKSKETNLTWIINEDTAEIVARMFILGGIIWALYVLGIMNYEIWGTTIGNIAFAIGFFYFAYLIAKKSKDYMIASSGRKPDVIVKAKVFYYIFLTVMFFLALNFAGVSGQLSAVMAAIGITGIVLGFAAQTVVANFVSGVFMYFDKPLQIGDQVQIGELEGVVEDMRILSTRIRAWDGTLIRIPNEKLFNSNIVNFMHYPIRRVDVDIGIAYSSEADKAVEIIKRVLDEIPLVLAEPEPLVYVDNLSDSAVMIAIRAWAPSEKWFDVRTRIIRDVKKALNEAGIEIPFPQRVNWFANELRVRVEEPSPGEEGKTET; encoded by the coding sequence ATGGCCAACAACACCACGGATACCCTTCCCATTCCAGAAGTGCCCGTGGACATAAACATCTCGCTGTTGACGATAGCGGAGGCCCTAATCATAATCGTGGGCATGATCTTCCTTGGAAGGGTCGCCAGGCGGGTCATAATCAGGAAGTCAAAGGAGACCAACCTCACATGGATAATCAACGAGGACACCGCGGAGATAGTCGCCAGGATGTTCATACTCGGGGGCATCATCTGGGCCCTCTACGTACTCGGCATAATGAACTACGAGATATGGGGCACCACCATCGGGAACATAGCCTTCGCCATAGGCTTCTTCTACTTCGCCTACCTGATAGCCAAGAAGTCCAAGGACTACATGATAGCCAGCTCCGGAAGGAAGCCGGACGTAATCGTCAAGGCAAAGGTGTTCTACTACATCTTCCTCACGGTCATGTTCTTCCTGGCGCTCAACTTCGCCGGAGTTAGCGGACAGCTCAGCGCGGTGATGGCCGCGATAGGGATAACCGGTATAGTCCTCGGTTTCGCCGCCCAGACCGTCGTTGCCAACTTCGTCTCCGGCGTCTTCATGTACTTCGACAAGCCCCTCCAGATAGGCGATCAGGTGCAGATAGGGGAGCTTGAAGGCGTCGTCGAGGACATGAGGATACTCTCGACGAGGATACGCGCCTGGGACGGGACGCTCATCAGGATACCAAACGAGAAGCTCTTCAACAGCAACATAGTTAACTTCATGCACTACCCCATCAGGCGCGTCGATGTCGACATAGGCATAGCCTACAGCTCCGAGGCAGATAAGGCGGTCGAGATAATAAAGAGGGTCCTCGATGAGATACCTCTCGTCCTGGCCGAGCCGGAACCGCTGGTCTACGTTGACAATCTCTCCGACAGCGCGGTCATGATAGCCATAAGGGCCTGGGCACCGAGTGAGAAGTGGTTCGACGTCAGGACTAGGATAATAAGGGACGTCAAGAAGGCCCTCAACGAGGCAGGCATAGAGATACCGTTCCCGCAGAGGGTCAACTGGTTCGCCAACGAGCTGAGGGTGAGGGTGGAGGAACCCTCCCCCGGGGAAGAGGGGAAAACCGAAACCTAA